Sequence from the Helicoverpa armigera isolate CAAS_96S chromosome 14, ASM3070526v1, whole genome shotgun sequence genome:
TGCACAAATATATGGGCACGAGACAAAGAAACATCCTTGAGATTAGAACAGCAAATGTTTAGAAATAGGCTAAACACTTGAAAGCAGTTTTGGTTGATAGAACTCtatttaggtaataaataacttattgcAACTGATAAATAACCTGTTAATAACCTGATACTTTTAATGTTAAGGAATAGAATTTGACTGTGAGTTACTACTTTAAATAAACACTCTGTCTCTATGGGCTTGTTATTTGACTTCAGCACTGTAATACATTCCCGGGAATAACTATTCAAAAGCTATCGATAAGACTTGCAGGTTTGCACCTGCACACTCAAGTGACTCATCCAAGAAGATCGTCTATCGGTAAGGAAGGGACCTTACCGACTTAACTAGGTGGAATGGTGCAGAAGTGTAAACACTTGAGAGTAACTTACTGCAGGTCAGCCAGGACGCTGACGAGGAGACAGCAGCACGCCAGGAGCTTGTACATGTCGGCGCTGTCGTGAGGCGAGGAGCACTGACGGACTCGCCAGCTCGCACAACTAATTATACTGTTCCCCAGAACCGGAGCTGATAAGCGCCTTCTTCTGCTGACTCCGCACCGCAGTTATCAGCACGACGCGCGATCTCAGATAGTGATTTTATATTTGCTAATATCCTTAAAATCATTGTTTGTGTATCATTAAGTTCTTATCATTATATCGACATGTGTCATACATAGACTTACCTACACCAGTTCGTGTGACATTGCGGCCGCCGTAATACAGTAGATATAGGATCCCGTTTCACCCCTTGGGTTCGGCAcgcaaaaatacaattttcaatatcaaaatGCAATAATATTGAGCTCTtcgtatattataatatttaataattgtgGAGGTGGAGCGTATGAGGTTTTAAAAAAGGCTGTTATTAATAAGCTCTTCCTGGGAagttctataaaataataaaatttcgtCAAGACCTTGTGCACAATCGAGTCGCGATATGTGACTCCTAGACCAGCGAGGCAGTTCCTTCCAGTTTCCCTATTCACAATAAGTATACCGTAGTCATTTGCAAAAATGTACCTAACCAGTTTAGTCACCTGTGATTTGTTTCATATAGGTACTGTAATGCTTTCCCAATATTCTTGTTCATGGAATTAGTTAACAGTAAATCAGCTGACACATATATGTTTCCCGcaattaatattcattatttttgctatatgtacctatgtaataaaaaagtgctcatattttatttattgtatatcaCGCTATGTAATTGCTAAGATTCTATCACTGCCtataaagtataaaacaaagttgcttTCTCTGACCCTATATCCTATGCTTAAATGTTAAAACTGCGCAACGAATTtagatgcggtttttttttatgaggaAGGTTTATAATGTATTATAATAGCATCCACCAcctgtgcgaagccggggcgggtcacTAGTTAAGtttaatagataggtacctaggtGCCTACGCCTATGACATATgccttaaatatatttaattacttaggtacctttaGCCATGaacattacttatgtatttgtaGGATACCACCCTCCGCTCTCCCTTCGGCAGCTTGAATGGGACGTTCCCATATTTATTGACGTTATAAGATTTTCGTTACATTTACGtaataattacctaataaaGTTATATATTCGCACACATAGGCTGAGGTACTTATCAGTTTGGCTATAGATAGATCACGATAAACTATAGTATcggtaatttatatttatagtaatgaGTGTGCACTTTAGATGAGTTATTTCCGATTTGCTAGTACGAGTGTCTGGCAGTCAGGAGCCATGCTGCAATGCAGCCCCTGCTCAGTGGACAACTGCGCTCGTGGTGCCTGAAGCAGGGGCTTCTCTGTAGCCGCATCATACGTGTGACATACCGTGTGTCGTCATCGGCACCTACATATTACGTTTATCAAATAATACTGATTATGACGCTCAAATCAGTTTCCAGATTGCAGGataattaatttagatattaagtaattatttgttttgaaaaccCAATATCTAACCGGATTACGAGATTGTCATGTCCGCGTTCAAACGATGCTACCGCCTGTGGCGTCGTGACGCTCTAGCGCCCGCCTCGTCGTCGCACGTGGCGCGGCCGTTATTTGTtgctagctgttttcccgcgtcccgtggaaactaccgCCTGTAGCCGCCTAAAATATAGCCGATGTTACTCGTCGATACTCTATCTTCCCAACAgaggaagaatttttcaaatctgttcagtagctTCTCCAGCAGTTCTCGAATATTCTCGATGTGGTAATCGATTTCCCTCTGCtatctttttttaaactgaCAAACTGGCCCAAGTAGATGCCACAAGAAGGCCAACGCAGACTAGAGAGAAAAGATGGCGGGATGAACCGAAGCCTACAACCCTGGTTGGTGGAAACAATCAAAGGATGGAGAGGTGTGGAGACCAAATGGGGAAAtctttgcccagcaatgggCCAGTtcgggctaagaaaaaaattaaatgaaaaccaAATCAACAAATTATACTTTTTGGGATTATAAAAaagctacatatgtatattataattatgtataatggAGATCCACAGTGGCGTAGTGGCGTCAGTTATACTGGTGTCAGGTTAGTTGAGCGTCCTCCAGCCGACGGTGGTGCGTCGCGAGCTGCCGGTGCTGATGGCGCGGCTGGTCCCGCCCGGCTTGCTGCTCTCCACTGCTACTGTGTCTGTGGCGGCACTCGGATACGCTGTGGTGTCGTCTACTGGCGTGCTGGTAGACTGAGTTGCATACACTGTTGTCTCCCCTACCGGTGTGCTGGTAGACTGACTTGTAAACGCTGTGGTCGCTCTTATTGGCGTGTTGGTAGACTGGGTTGTAAGCGGACGCGCTGAGGTCTTAGCTACTGGTGTATCGCTAATCTGAGTTGCATGCTCTGTGGTCTCCCCTACTGGCGTGCTTTTAGATTGAGTTGCATGCGCTGTGGTCTCCTCTACTGGCGTGCTGGTAGACTGAGTTGCATGCTCTGTGGTCTCCTCTTCTGGTGGGCTGGTAGACTGAGTTGCATGTGCTGTGGTCTCCTCTATTGGTGTGTTGGTAGACTGAGTTGCAACCTCTTTGGTCTCCTCTACTGGTGGGCTAGTAGACTGAGTTACATAGTCTGTGTTCTCATCCACTGGTGTGTTGGTAGCCCGAGTTGTACTCGCTTCGGTCTCCTCTACTGTTGTGCTGGTGGACCGAGTTGTATAAGCAGGGGTCTCCTCTACTGGCGTGATGGTAGACCGACTAGCATACGTTGTGTCTTCCTCCAATGGTGTGTTGGTAGAGCGATTTGCATAAGCTGTGGGCTCCTCTACTGGCGTGATAGTAGACCGAGTTGCACGCGCTGTGGTTTCCTCTTCTGGTGTGTTGGTAGACTGAGTGGCAAAAGCTGTGGGCTCCTTTACTGGTATGTCCGTGGCAGTGGTGGTGAGGGCATGCGCGGTACAGCCGGCGCTGGCGGGCCAGTCGCACACGTGCAGGCGCGGGTTGAAGTGCAGGCCGGCGGGGCACTGGCGGCACGCGGCGCCGCTGGGCTCGCAGTAGTAGAACAGCTCGCAGTGGTCGGGGTGCGGCATGAGCGCGTCCGGCGGGCCCGGCGAGGCGCACCGCACCGTCGTCACTGCGCTCCGCGCGCACGCCGCTGGGATGTCACGAACCGCAGAACTCCTGTCAACAACCACCGCATCATCATCCATCTGTACTGTCCTATGTAACAATGCACACTTCTGAAAACTATTTTagaagtctttttttttttcttttcactaTTTGAGACATACACCTGAGTGTTAAGGTTAATGCTTCGCCTACCTAGTAGCgggaaattcaaaataaaatggttattttgatgttttacctGAGTTAACATTCGATATGCAGCGTGATCTTATCGATCGGGGTAGTAATATACCTCAAAATAATTTGAGATGTCTTTGTTTTGCTCCGAAACTTGCAAAAGGAGATATTTCAAAGGGTATGGAACCCCGGCACACTCTTTGAACACCATACTAAAAAGTaggaaaaaataattcaaaccgTTTTCAacgattcaattaatttattttggctttgttttactgtaaaataacaaattgtaCAGTTTAAATTGCAACACACAACAAAAACCCATCATGGCGGTAAGGCAAACACTATACAGGGGCAGTTTTACCGCCGCGGGACTAAGTCCCACAAAGTTGCCGCAGGCCATCAAATTTTACGTGCTGCGGTTTATCGCTATCTATTGTTCATTCACATAGACTCGCCATTCTCCcttacaaaattacttaatagCCGAAAACCCTCCGAAAACCGTTCGTTTAGTTTGAAGCGGCGGTTGGACGCTGCATTCAGCGGTCGTATTTTCAATGCCTATGAAACGCGGTGAGAAACCGTGCAGTGTAGTATGCAtacaatacctacattaaatcgAGTTTCTTGCGGCGGGTGAACCGCCTATTCTATAGTATAGCCCTAAGCTGTCGTCATGGTGATTTATTAATGACGTTTGATATGTTTATTTGCCTTAATTGTCAAATCTATAGttcactatattttttttcaccacAAAGTGTTTAAATGGGAGAGGCCATGCtgaaaatcgataaaaaattattataacaagaaaataatgcaTTAAGCCATGTATTTTTCTCGAATTTTCGAGGTAGTATACTGTACTGTACTGTGGTGTAGTGGGCCGGTACGCGATgttaatacactcttttgcaaaaaaaacgggcacctttccaaaatcttagttttaaggactttacgtgtatttcaaagggttttgatgattgtagtatgtttctaccatcaaaagagttagccgagcatgcgtgagagtgtattctaaatttgaattttgtacaattgctaagaaattggttaaaccttgttttggactaattgctagtagaaagttcgtcggtgtttcgaaaagttttgaagtgattttcaggaaaatgataatgcagttttaattaatggttaatgtacttttttgttagatcaaaacatttttgaaaaactatgcgtatttgttaaaattttcacctgctctaaatgggctatactgatggttgatggcaatgttaagagtttcggtgttttagtgtaaagcgttctattgtttagatattgtacccacgtgttttaaaatatcgctttttcataattaaactctatttagaagagtatcagtacctttggctgcgacaaaaccaatttaaagtaagcagtgccgatcacaactcgtctcctattggactttgacatttttaaaagtattgaaattctacaaaatacagaaaatagcgcatagactgtgagcacgaggtcttaaggtctcgtaatcactgatttttaaacaacctcgtctcttgggaaactccgtagaccactgaagatctatgagtctgagcgttcaaatagcgtgttttcatcccatggacattttattaaataaacttgcctacaatgagattttctggcatctacagcactttcctgcttaaatcataacaataattggctatctgctcatttcttaagaaacatacgtttggccaataattttgaatttttgactccctttcagctaaatcgtcgtttagtaacccgatacctatggagttatcgagaccttcaacgcggcaataatttgacttttcagatagctttaaccctcctcatcatttttcatcgggttaattttaacatttatcacaaaatttggtattttttaatgtcaaagtccgataggagacgagttgtgatcggcactgcttactttaaattggttttgtcgcagccaaaggtactgatactcttctaaatagtgtttaattatgaaaaagcgatattttaaaacacgtgggtacaatatctaaacaatagaacgctttacactaaaataccgaaactcttaacattgccatcaaccatcagtatagcccatttagagcaggtgaaaattttaacaaatacgcatagtttttcaaaaatgttttgatctaataaaaaagaacattaatcgttaattaaaactgcattatcattttcctgaaaatcacttcaaaaacttttcgaaacaccgacgaactttttgtcagcaattagtccaaaacaaggtttaaccaatttcttagcaattgtacaaaattcaaattaagaatacaCCCTCgagcatgctcggctaactcttttgatgctagaaacatactacaatcattaaaaccctttgaaatacacgaaaagtccttaaaactaagatttcgcacaagtgcccgctttttttgcaaaagagtttataacaATGTATCGCattgtatttgaattttaagAACTTTTGGAACTAAACCAACCAGATTTTCAAAAAATGCTTCGAGGTATATGATTGATTGATACTACCTCGATGGATggtttgacgacctcgatggcacaatggtcaccaagccggactgccgaacctgaggtcccgggttcgattctcggttcggtcaacatttgtgtgatgagcatgattgttggccgtggtctcagtgttacaatatgtatttaaaaatatgtatatatgtagctttATGTAGTACATCTTGTTATGTGTTAGCACCCCACAAGTTAATgaataacttagcatggggctaaccgaccttGTGTGAAAGATGTACCGACAGCTCGGCGCTGCATACGTTGGCGGAGTGCCCAGCATGGGCAACACAGCGCCGTGATTTAACTGCGGTACTGGATGCTGCGGGAAAtctttcgctgccggccgtCGTGTCTTGCATGGTCAGCAGCGAAGAAGAGTGgaatgccgtcgcctccttttgcgAGGATGTGACGGTTTTAAAGGGAGGGAGAATCTGCTACCTCTCGCCCCGCCTGCAGCAGACGTAGGGGGCgcctgcgggcgacagactagggACGTCTGTCGTCCGATtagaaacaggcctcgagacggtggcgttgtgttgcgcgcgcgTCTCTTAGTGGAGTtactgtggccgctgggtgacggccacagagggTGACGGAGCCCGACTTCgaacatctggcgggccaatacctgtcgggagtgcggaagaatgctttggcgatacccgtgccctcgacaacaGGTAATTGGAGGCAacaccaggggcccgattctcctaattttacttaagcgacatacgattcacgttcgactcggttcgactgagatccaatcccgactcgattacgattgaagcgtatgtggcattccgttattttttctttgaaataaatgtttttatccttttctgtcattcaataatgaatcattttgtctgcaaatgatttacgattgcaaaatgattgtacagcaaactacagtatagaccaaaatcaccaaagtagcagaccaatcgcaaaccaatcgaatgtcgttggaatacgattggtcttatgttagtagcagaatgcccgatatggttaaaactgctaatgcgatcatattgcgattcgatttctattcgattttgacattattaacttaggagaatcgagcCCCAGGTAGGGTTTTTAGCCgttaagagtccggcacacccctccacCTACCCCAGGTGGAGTacagtccatgaggattttcccccctgacaaaaaaaaaagatgtccCGACTATATTATTTCTACCtaggtaaaaaaaacagtttaataaTTTTCCGCTTGCACTTGAAGCATTCCCTCTTTTGTTTCCAGTGTTTCCACCCTAAGCATGCACACAACTTTCGAAACTTGCCTtggatttctcaggatttcaaATATCAGATCCTGGACTGATGAACTTAATTCTGTCAAACATAAACTTAATGCTTCGAGTTGGTCGGTAAGCGATACGCgcgaacaaacataaaaagaaaaaaaaacatacggAACCTCAATAAGGAACTTCCCAAAGTAGTGCGTggatgtatgtataatgtatacgTACGCGGCGAGCAGGCGGCTGGACGCCAGCAGGCAGGCGAGCGCCACGAGCGCGCTCATGCTGCAGTCGACAGTGACAGTGCCGGCGCCGCGGGGGCCGCCAGGGCGGGCTCGCGAGCCACTCGACACACACAATGTTATCAGTATAAGAGCTCGTCACGTGGAACTTCAACTTCTAAGAATATAATATCAAGTAGTCTGTCTATATGCGCTTCTGGTACCTATAGCTGAATACTCTAGACGCGCTTTGACCACGTTGTGTTGGTTCGTACAAAGTTCATACAAGCCCTGTATGAGTACCATGATATTTACAGGAAAGAGGAAAATCAGGTGAAAATTTAAAACTCTTTTGGTACAATTTTCTGgagtttattgtaaaatatcaaacttttgGTAGCATCATCACAGTAATTGGTATTTACAAAGGCTCAGAACAGCCGATTTACTTGAaagttgaattattttaaagtaaattatgtaacGTAACATTAAGTTTATGTCAACTAAAGTATGAATCTCTGTGGAGTGCGCGGCGGCTGCGCAGTCCCGGCAGCGCTGGGCGTCGCGGACGGCGTCTACACGCCCACCGGCGCCTCCTCGGTGAACTCGTCGCACCGGTCCTCCAGCTCGTACTGAAATCATGCAGGTGTGCAGTACATGTCATTATCAGTTGAACGCTAGAGTGCGGCGCACGGACAGACACGCACCTCGTCGAGCTGCAGGCACTT
This genomic interval carries:
- the LOC110381552 gene encoding uncharacterized protein LOC110381552 isoform X3, yielding MPHPDHCELFYYCEPSGAACRQCPAGLHFNPRLHVCDWPASAGCTAHALTTTATDIPVKEPTAFATQSTNTPEEETTARATRSTITPVEEPTAYANRSTNTPLEEDTTYASRSTITPVEETPAYTTRSTSTTVEETEASTTRATNTPVDENTDYVTQSTSPPVEETKEVATQSTNTPIEETTAHATQSTSPPEEETTEHATQSTSTPVEETTAHATQSKSTPVGETTEHATQISDTPVAKTSARPLTTQSTNTPIRATTAFTSQSTSTPVGETTVYATQSTSTPVDDTTAYPSAATDTVAVESSKPGGTSRAISTGSSRRTTVGWRTLN
- the LOC110381552 gene encoding uncharacterized protein LOC110381552 isoform X2, yielding MSALVALACLLASSRLLAASSAVRDIPAACARSAVTTVRCASPGPPDALMPHPDHCELFYYCEPSGAACRQCPAGLHFNPRLHVCDWPASAGCTAHALTTTATDIPVKEPTAFATQSTNTPEEETTARATRSTITPVEEPTAYANRSTNTPLEEDTTYASRSTITPVEETPAYTTRSTSTTVEETEASTTRATNTPVDENTDYVTQSTSPPVEETKEVATQSTNTPIEETTAHATQSTSPPEEETTEHATQSTSTPVEETTAHATQSKSTPVGETTEHATQISDTPVAKTSARPLTTQSTNTPIRATTAFTSQSTSTPVGETTVYATQSTSTPVDDTTAYPSAATDTVAVESSKPGGTSRAISTGSSRRTTVGWRTLN
- the LOC110381552 gene encoding uncharacterized protein LOC110381552 isoform X1, which translates into the protein MSALVALACLLASSRLLAAYVYIIHTSTHYFGKFLIEVPSSAVRDIPAACARSAVTTVRCASPGPPDALMPHPDHCELFYYCEPSGAACRQCPAGLHFNPRLHVCDWPASAGCTAHALTTTATDIPVKEPTAFATQSTNTPEEETTARATRSTITPVEEPTAYANRSTNTPLEEDTTYASRSTITPVEETPAYTTRSTSTTVEETEASTTRATNTPVDENTDYVTQSTSPPVEETKEVATQSTNTPIEETTAHATQSTSPPEEETTEHATQSTSTPVEETTAHATQSKSTPVGETTEHATQISDTPVAKTSARPLTTQSTNTPIRATTAFTSQSTSTPVGETTVYATQSTSTPVDDTTAYPSAATDTVAVESSKPGGTSRAISTGSSRRTTVGWRTLN